One stretch of Armatimonadota bacterium DNA includes these proteins:
- a CDS encoding sigma-70 family RNA polymerase sigma factor: protein MPAALESKTKTDRRVPRLKSKSAPAAESSAHAGRTTPEPEPAELEDCAQAWLRRAGRVPLLTHAQEIDLAARLEAATTPRAAAAARDAMVLANLRMVASVARKYLGHGLPLEDLMQEGIIGLMRAVERFDYRKGYRFSTYAIWWIRRSITRAIADQSRVIRLPVHVTDTLCRMNRVRTELRERTGRPPSRAEIADALGMTEEKVNELLRNTVQPLSLEMPVGEEGEGRLADLIPAPDTSNPAMASNALALKDEISAVLSDLSDRERDVIELRYGLRGERPHTLEEVGQALEVTRERVRQIEHLALNKMRRRNKGRNLHELLA, encoded by the coding sequence ATGCCCGCAGCATTGGAATCAAAAACGAAAACGGACCGGCGCGTACCGCGTCTCAAATCGAAATCAGCGCCGGCAGCTGAATCGTCTGCGCACGCCGGACGCACCACGCCCGAGCCGGAGCCGGCGGAACTCGAGGACTGCGCGCAGGCATGGCTCCGGCGAGCCGGGCGCGTTCCTCTGCTCACGCATGCTCAGGAGATCGACCTGGCTGCGCGACTCGAGGCGGCAACCACGCCTCGCGCGGCTGCCGCGGCGCGTGACGCGATGGTGCTGGCAAATCTTCGGATGGTAGCTTCCGTAGCCCGCAAATACCTGGGACACGGTCTACCGCTCGAAGACCTGATGCAGGAAGGCATTATCGGCCTGATGCGAGCGGTGGAGAGATTTGATTACCGCAAAGGCTACCGGTTCAGCACGTACGCCATCTGGTGGATCCGCAGAAGCATCACGAGGGCAATCGCCGACCAATCGCGCGTGATCCGTCTGCCGGTTCACGTGACCGATACGCTTTGCCGCATGAACCGCGTACGCACGGAACTCCGCGAAAGGACTGGACGGCCACCGTCGCGCGCAGAGATCGCCGACGCCCTGGGCATGACCGAGGAGAAGGTGAACGAGCTGCTGCGCAACACGGTTCAGCCACTCTCACTCGAGATGCCTGTCGGCGAAGAAGGCGAAGGGCGTCTGGCGGACCTGATTCCCGCCCCGGACACGAGTAACCCTGCTATGGCGAGCAATGCGCTGGCGCTGAAGGATGAGATAAGCGCAGTACTCAGCGACCTGAGTGACCGGGAACGCGACGTCATTGAGCTCCGGTACGGACTGCGTGGCGAGCGTCCGCATACTCTGGAGGAAGTTGGACAAGCGCTTGAGGTTACCCGTGAGCGCGTCCGTCAGATTGAGCACCTTGCCCTGAACAAGATGCGCCGGCGAAACAAGGGCCGCAACCTCCACGAATTGTTGGCTTGA
- a CDS encoding L-fucose isomerase encodes MGSAVNASVGNRLRGSLPRIGVRPVIDGRYGGVRESLEEPVLQLARSVAGMLQSNLRHACGMPVETIMPPFCIGGVAEAAACEELFLREGAGLSISVTPSWCYGSETIDMNPHRPKAIWGFNGTERPGAVYLAAALAGHTQKGMPAFGIYGRDVQDMGDPAIPADVQAKILQFARAGLAVATMRGASYLSMGGISMGIAGTIVDHSFFEEFLGMRCEAVDMTEFIRRIDLSIFDLEELERALAWTRSHCTEGDDPNPPERQRSRQQKDDDWVFSVKMALIARDLMVGNRRLADLGFLEESRGHNAIAAGFQGQRQWTDHWPNGDFLEAILTSSFDWNGSRQPYMVATENDSLNAVSMLFGNLLTGTAQLFADVRTYWSPEAVLRVTGHTLQGRAEGGVIHLINSGPAALDWTAEQTTDGRPAIKPFWEAGREDAERCLQKTRWCPGILEYFRGSGYSTDFLTRGGMPVTMCRINIAKGLGPALNIAEGWTVELPPEVHDVLDRRTNPTWPTTWFVPNLNGQGPFRDVYSVMNAWGANHGAISVGHIGGDLAALASMLRIPVAFHNLESDRIFRPASWTLFGGLELQNADYRACKEYGPLYR; translated from the coding sequence ATGGGTTCAGCAGTCAATGCATCCGTAGGGAACCGTTTGCGCGGCAGTTTGCCACGAATTGGCGTCCGCCCCGTGATAGATGGCCGGTACGGTGGCGTACGCGAGTCGCTGGAAGAGCCGGTGCTTCAGCTGGCGCGGAGCGTTGCCGGAATGCTGCAAAGCAATCTCCGCCACGCGTGCGGCATGCCGGTGGAAACGATAATGCCGCCGTTTTGCATCGGTGGCGTTGCCGAAGCCGCGGCGTGTGAGGAGCTGTTTCTGCGCGAGGGCGCCGGGCTGAGTATCAGCGTGACGCCATCGTGGTGCTACGGCAGCGAAACCATCGATATGAATCCCCACCGGCCCAAGGCCATCTGGGGCTTTAACGGCACCGAGCGGCCCGGCGCCGTCTACCTGGCCGCGGCCCTGGCCGGGCACACGCAAAAAGGCATGCCGGCGTTCGGTATCTATGGGCGAGACGTCCAGGATATGGGTGACCCGGCGATACCGGCCGATGTGCAGGCGAAGATTCTGCAGTTTGCGCGTGCCGGCCTTGCCGTTGCCACCATGCGAGGCGCCTCGTATCTCAGCATGGGCGGCATTTCAATGGGTATCGCGGGAACCATCGTCGATCACAGCTTTTTTGAAGAGTTTCTCGGCATGCGGTGCGAAGCCGTGGATATGACGGAGTTTATCCGGAGGATCGATCTGAGCATCTTCGACCTGGAGGAGCTTGAACGAGCTCTTGCGTGGACGCGCAGCCACTGCACCGAAGGCGACGACCCGAATCCGCCGGAACGGCAGCGCTCCCGGCAGCAGAAGGATGATGACTGGGTATTCTCGGTCAAAATGGCACTCATTGCGCGGGACCTGATGGTGGGCAATCGGCGCCTGGCGGATCTTGGATTTCTGGAGGAGTCTCGAGGTCATAACGCGATCGCCGCAGGCTTTCAGGGCCAACGGCAGTGGACGGATCACTGGCCAAACGGCGACTTTCTCGAAGCGATCCTCACCTCCTCATTCGATTGGAACGGAAGCCGCCAGCCCTACATGGTCGCCACGGAAAACGATTCGCTCAACGCGGTCTCCATGCTGTTCGGCAACCTTCTCACCGGCACGGCGCAGCTGTTTGCCGACGTGCGCACCTACTGGAGCCCGGAGGCGGTTCTACGCGTTACCGGGCACACGCTGCAGGGCCGCGCGGAAGGCGGCGTCATTCATCTCATAAACTCCGGGCCGGCGGCGCTCGATTGGACGGCCGAGCAGACGACCGACGGACGACCGGCGATCAAGCCATTCTGGGAGGCCGGCCGGGAGGATGCGGAACGCTGCCTGCAGAAGACGCGCTGGTGTCCCGGCATCCTCGAGTACTTCCGCGGCAGCGGCTACTCCACCGATTTCCTTACGCGCGGTGGAATGCCGGTGACCATGTGTCGCATCAATATCGCCAAAGGTTTGGGCCCGGCGCTCAACATTGCCGAAGGTTGGACCGTGGAGCTGCCACCGGAGGTTCACGATGTGCTGGATCGCCGGACCAATCCGACCTGGCCCACGACGTGGTTTGTTCCCAACCTGAACGGTCAGGGCCCGTTCCGCGATGTCTACTCGGTGATGAATGCCTGGGGCGCCAACCACGGCGCCATCTCGGTGGGGCACATTGGCGGTGACCTGGCGGCTCTGGCCTCGATGCTTCGCATCCCCGTGGCGTTTCACAACCTGGAGAGCGACCGGATATTCCGGCCGGCTTCATGGACGCTATTCGGAGGCCTGGAGCTTCAAAACGCGGATTACCGCGCCTGCAAGGAGTACGGTCCGCTGTACCGCTGA
- the ruvA gene encoding Holliday junction branch migration protein RuvA, with amino-acid sequence MIAQITGRVVNADGALLVVEVQGIGYAVQVPSGAAASPPAEGDTVTLFTHLALSPNTMDIALYGFNSSADLRAFKLLISTSGVGPRVALGILGALSVDELADALHTNDIRTITAAPGVGPKLAQRMCLELGDKMAEQAIETRLSAGGPLRGASASNAMREDVVEALVSLGYNRIDARRAADLALSSTEEGTGAGPLVAAALATLSAAH; translated from the coding sequence ATGATCGCACAGATCACCGGTCGCGTGGTTAATGCCGACGGCGCCCTGCTGGTCGTGGAGGTTCAGGGTATCGGGTACGCCGTTCAGGTTCCATCCGGCGCGGCAGCATCGCCCCCAGCGGAAGGCGACACCGTTACGCTCTTCACACATCTGGCGCTGAGCCCGAATACGATGGACATCGCGCTTTACGGCTTCAACTCTTCCGCAGATCTGCGTGCGTTCAAGCTTCTCATCTCCACGTCCGGCGTTGGCCCGCGAGTGGCACTGGGCATCCTCGGCGCTCTTTCGGTGGATGAGCTTGCCGACGCGCTGCATACCAACGATATACGGACGATCACTGCGGCGCCCGGTGTGGGGCCCAAGCTGGCGCAGAGGATGTGCCTCGAACTTGGCGACAAGATGGCAGAGCAGGCCATCGAGACGCGATTGTCTGCCGGAGGGCCGCTGCGAGGCGCTTCCGCATCCAATGCGATGCGGGAGGACGTGGTGGAGGCCCTGGTGAGTTTGGGTTACAACCGGATCGACGCACGGCGAGCGGCCGATCTGGCGCTTTCAAGTACCGAGGAAGGCACAGGCGCCGGGCCACTGGTCGCGGCGGCACTGGCTACGCTCTCGGCAGCACACTAG
- a CDS encoding glutamate mutase L, with protein MSQPSSGAPVRSILATDCGSTTTKAILILQQPDGGYRLAVRGEAPTTVEAPFDDVTVGVVNAVREVEELSGRKLLGSDGKPTTPMAADGSGVDLYLSTSSAGGGLQMTVAGVVKAMSAESAQRAALGAGAIIIDVIAVDDGRKEYQRVERLRQLRPDMILMSGGTDGGTVNHLVELAEMLVSADPRPRLGIGLKLPVIYAGNRDAYAPVHELLEERVALRQVDNLRPTLDRENLLPAREAIHDLFLEHVMQQAPGYSKLSGWTSSGIMSTPNAVGKIMETIARQREMNVLGVDIGGATTDVFSVFGGTFNRTVSANLGMSYSICNVLTEAGAGNINRWLPFEVSQAELRNQLRNKMIRPTTIPQQLSDLQIEQAVSREALRLAFDHHKSLARGLTGTATEKNIGNIFGQAGSGQTLVRMMELDMIVGSGGVLSHAPRRAQAALMMMDAYQPEGVTLLTVDSIFMMPQLGVLTTVQPDAATQVFERDCLVYLGACIAPVGVGKAGEHCITVTVDGTAHAVNFGDIQVLPLGFESGDEGEPASREALLSPARNFDVGAGKGRELKVTVKGGTVGVIIDARGRPLQLPNDSAARIASLRAWMTAMGIPLSGKA; from the coding sequence ATGAGTCAACCTTCATCCGGCGCACCGGTCCGCTCCATTCTGGCCACCGATTGTGGCAGTACAACCACCAAGGCGATCCTTATCCTGCAGCAGCCTGACGGTGGATATCGCCTGGCGGTCCGCGGCGAGGCGCCAACGACCGTTGAAGCCCCTTTTGATGATGTGACGGTAGGCGTGGTGAATGCGGTGCGGGAAGTTGAGGAGCTCAGCGGACGCAAGCTGCTGGGCAGCGATGGCAAGCCCACAACGCCGATGGCGGCAGATGGCAGCGGCGTGGACCTCTACCTGTCCACATCCAGCGCCGGCGGCGGACTGCAGATGACCGTGGCCGGTGTGGTCAAAGCGATGAGCGCAGAGAGCGCCCAGCGGGCAGCCCTTGGCGCCGGAGCCATCATCATCGACGTGATTGCCGTTGACGATGGGCGTAAGGAGTACCAGCGCGTCGAGCGGTTACGACAGCTCCGGCCCGACATGATTCTGATGTCCGGCGGCACCGATGGCGGCACGGTCAACCACCTTGTGGAGCTGGCCGAAATGCTGGTCTCGGCCGATCCCAGACCGCGGCTCGGCATCGGGCTGAAGCTGCCGGTGATCTACGCCGGCAATCGGGATGCCTACGCGCCGGTGCACGAGCTTCTGGAGGAGCGCGTAGCGCTGCGTCAGGTTGACAACCTTCGGCCTACGCTCGATCGCGAGAATCTGCTGCCTGCGCGTGAGGCGATACACGATTTGTTTCTGGAACACGTCATGCAGCAGGCGCCCGGCTACAGCAAGCTGTCGGGCTGGACAAGCTCCGGCATCATGTCGACCCCCAACGCTGTCGGCAAGATCATGGAGACGATTGCCCGTCAGCGTGAAATGAACGTCCTCGGCGTGGATATCGGCGGCGCCACCACCGACGTCTTCTCGGTTTTCGGCGGCACATTCAACAGGACCGTGTCGGCCAACCTTGGCATGTCGTACTCCATCTGCAATGTCCTTACCGAAGCCGGCGCCGGCAATATCAATCGCTGGCTGCCGTTCGAGGTATCGCAGGCGGAACTCCGTAACCAGCTGCGCAACAAGATGATCCGGCCGACAACCATCCCACAGCAGCTCTCGGATCTGCAGATCGAACAGGCGGTAAGCCGCGAAGCGCTGCGCCTCGCGTTTGACCACCATAAGTCGCTGGCCCGGGGATTGACCGGCACGGCGACAGAGAAGAACATCGGCAACATCTTCGGCCAGGCCGGTTCGGGACAGACATTGGTACGCATGATGGAGCTGGATATGATTGTCGGCTCCGGCGGAGTTCTCTCCCACGCGCCGCGCCGCGCGCAGGCCGCCTTGATGATGATGGACGCGTACCAGCCCGAAGGCGTTACGCTGCTGACCGTCGACTCCATCTTTATGATGCCGCAGCTCGGCGTACTGACTACCGTCCAGCCCGACGCCGCAACCCAGGTTTTTGAGCGCGACTGCCTGGTGTACCTCGGCGCCTGTATCGCTCCGGTGGGCGTCGGCAAGGCAGGCGAGCACTGCATCACGGTTACCGTCGATGGTACGGCGCACGCAGTCAACTTCGGCGATATCCAGGTATTGCCACTCGGCTTCGAGAGCGGCGATGAGGGAGAGCCGGCCAGCCGTGAAGCGCTGCTCTCGCCTGCGCGTAACTTCGACGTGGGCGCCGGTAAGGGCCGCGAGCTCAAAGTGACTGTCAAGGGCGGAACGGTGGGCGTGATCATCGATGCACGCGGGCGGCCGCTGCAGCTGCCGAACGACTCGGCCGCTCGCATCGCTTCTCTGCGCGCCTGGATGACGGCCATGGGCATTCCGCTGAGCGGCAAGGCATGA
- a CDS encoding alpha-L-fucosidase — protein MLHPEPTQGDTKWFVHDRFGMFIHWGTYSAAARHEWVRNHEKTPMEQYQKYFDHFSPDLYEPREWARTAREAGMKYFVITTKHHEGFCLWDTRYTAYKAPNTPIGRDLLTPMVDAFRAEGLRVGFYYSLIDWHHPEFPIDGIHPLRDHPDAIEMNKTRDVTKYAEYMRNQVTELLTQFGQVDILWFDFSYPGSEYRGMKGKGHDDWESEELLALVRKLQPGIIVDNRLDLPNAMADIHTPEQWQPHKWVHVDGKPVVWEACQTFSGSWGYYRDEQTWKSPEQLVQMLINSVSLGGNLLMNVGPTARGTFDYRAVAALGAYRDWMRLHRRSIEGCTQSEFTAPSDCRYTQNGSRLYVHIYAWPFRHLHLPGLANRVDYAQLLNDGSEVQFRNSSGDENGHGGKEATHLTLELPVQRPGVTVPVIELFLKEPAG, from the coding sequence ATGCTGCATCCGGAGCCAACACAGGGCGATACGAAGTGGTTTGTGCACGACCGATTTGGCATGTTCATCCATTGGGGCACCTATTCGGCCGCCGCACGCCATGAGTGGGTCCGCAACCACGAAAAAACGCCGATGGAGCAGTATCAGAAGTACTTTGACCACTTCTCACCCGACCTGTACGAGCCGCGAGAGTGGGCCAGAACGGCACGCGAGGCCGGCATGAAGTACTTTGTGATCACCACCAAGCACCACGAGGGCTTTTGCCTGTGGGATACGCGTTACACAGCGTACAAGGCGCCCAACACACCCATTGGTCGCGACCTGCTGACGCCGATGGTGGACGCCTTTCGCGCGGAAGGGCTGCGCGTAGGGTTCTACTACTCGCTCATCGATTGGCACCACCCGGAGTTTCCGATCGACGGCATCCATCCGCTTCGCGATCATCCGGATGCCATCGAGATGAACAAGACGCGCGACGTGACGAAGTATGCCGAGTACATGCGCAATCAGGTGACCGAGCTGCTGACCCAGTTCGGCCAGGTCGATATCCTCTGGTTCGATTTCTCTTATCCCGGCAGCGAATACCGCGGCATGAAGGGCAAGGGCCACGATGATTGGGAGAGCGAGGAGCTGCTGGCGCTTGTGAGGAAGCTGCAGCCGGGCATCATCGTGGACAACCGGCTGGATCTACCCAACGCGATGGCCGACATCCACACTCCGGAACAGTGGCAGCCACACAAATGGGTGCATGTAGACGGCAAACCCGTGGTATGGGAGGCATGCCAGACGTTCAGTGGGTCCTGGGGCTACTATCGCGACGAACAGACGTGGAAGTCACCGGAGCAGCTGGTGCAGATGCTGATCAACAGCGTTTCCCTGGGCGGAAACCTGCTCATGAATGTGGGCCCCACCGCTCGCGGCACATTCGACTATCGCGCTGTGGCTGCCCTGGGCGCGTACCGCGACTGGATGCGGCTGCATCGGCGGTCCATTGAGGGCTGCACACAGTCGGAATTCACCGCGCCGTCCGACTGCCGCTATACGCAAAACGGCAGCCGCCTTTACGTGCATATTTACGCGTGGCCATTCCGGCATCTGCACCTTCCCGGGCTCGCGAACCGGGTGGATTATGCGCAGCTGCTGAACGATGGGAGCGAGGTTCAGTTCCGGAACTCATCGGGCGACGAGAACGGCCACGGCGGCAAGGAGGCCACGCACCTCACGCTGGAGCTTCCGGTACAGCGGCCGGGCGTCACGGTACCTGTGATCGAGCTGTTTCTGAAAGAGCCGGCCGGTTAA
- a CDS encoding methyltransferase domain-containing protein — protein sequence MRRSALRLLRCPTGCLKSLEARSSLEEEGRIQTGSLHCAECGGEYPIEQGIARMLPGEMKTAQATGDAGRKKSEMRARDAQAAAYDRMLGLKLFGVLELPATMRRVQVGSAHIMLEAGCGTGRMTRAFAANCASLVAVDFSWESLLSCRRKLDTAGVQNVDLIQADLCRMPLADGAFHRIASCQVLEHIPSATARDEMVRHLARVAAPDARIVVSAYQHSVFTRAFDRKEGEHSGGIYYYRFGRNELRALLSTAMHVDTVSGSLVYHFMATCRPAGDRAAAATLQRSDSV from the coding sequence ATGAGGCGATCGGCGCTGCGGCTGCTGCGATGTCCCACGGGCTGCCTGAAGAGCCTGGAGGCACGCTCCAGCCTTGAGGAGGAAGGTCGGATACAGACCGGCAGCCTCCACTGCGCAGAATGCGGCGGCGAATACCCGATCGAACAGGGGATCGCCCGAATGCTGCCGGGTGAGATGAAAACTGCGCAGGCAACCGGTGACGCCGGGCGGAAAAAGAGTGAAATGCGGGCCCGTGATGCCCAGGCGGCCGCGTATGACAGGATGCTCGGCCTCAAGCTCTTTGGCGTGTTGGAGCTTCCTGCCACGATGCGCCGGGTTCAGGTTGGCTCCGCGCATATCATGTTGGAAGCCGGCTGCGGCACCGGCCGGATGACGCGCGCGTTCGCCGCGAACTGCGCCAGCCTTGTTGCGGTCGATTTTTCATGGGAATCGCTGCTGAGCTGCCGCCGCAAACTCGACACGGCCGGCGTACAGAATGTAGACCTGATCCAGGCCGATCTTTGCCGGATGCCGCTGGCAGATGGCGCGTTCCATCGCATCGCATCGTGCCAGGTTCTGGAACACATTCCCTCGGCGACAGCGCGTGACGAGATGGTTCGCCATCTGGCGCGAGTGGCCGCGCCCGACGCCCGGATCGTTGTCTCCGCGTACCAGCATTCTGTATTTACGCGTGCATTTGACCGGAAAGAGGGTGAACACAGCGGCGGCATCTACTACTACAGGTTCGGCAGGAATGAGCTGCGGGCGCTGCTGTCTACCGCCATGCACGTAGACACCGTCTCCGGCTCGCTGGTCTACCACTTTATGGCAACGTGCCGGCCCGCGGGAGACCGCGCCGCCGCCGCCACACTGCAGCGCTCCGATTCCGTATAG
- a CDS encoding ATP phosphoribosyltransferase, with protein sequence MADPECCTPGVRAGSRLNLAPIHIVSSILKLGIPKGSLQEATFALFKRAGFELRMSSGRSYHPTVNDPELEPVLIRPQEIPRYVQEGILDAGITGKDWIDDNGADVHEVVELAYSKATHNPIRIVLAAPADGDVHSVKELEGRRIATEYVRLTQRYLDEHGVSAHVEFSWGACEVKTPTLVDAIVVNTETGSSLRAHNLKIVDTLLISTTRLVANRNAWDEPWKRTKLENMAMLLRGALNADELVGLKMNVVKTNLAAVTQLLPALKKPTIAHLSDDEWLALEIIVAQSTVRELLPQLKRAGAEGIVEYPLNKVVY encoded by the coding sequence ATGGCTGACCCGGAATGTTGCACCCCGGGAGTCCGCGCCGGTTCACGTCTCAACCTGGCCCCTATTCACATCGTGAGTTCCATCCTCAAGCTCGGTATACCCAAAGGCAGCCTTCAGGAAGCCACCTTCGCGCTCTTCAAGCGCGCCGGCTTCGAGCTGCGCATGAGCAGCGGTCGCAGTTACCACCCTACGGTAAACGATCCCGAGCTGGAGCCGGTGCTGATTCGCCCGCAGGAGATACCGCGGTACGTTCAGGAAGGGATTCTGGATGCCGGCATAACAGGCAAAGACTGGATCGACGACAACGGCGCCGACGTACATGAAGTGGTTGAACTGGCCTACTCCAAAGCCACACACAATCCCATCCGTATTGTGCTGGCGGCGCCTGCAGATGGCGACGTCCACAGCGTGAAGGAGCTGGAGGGCCGGCGTATCGCCACCGAGTACGTTCGCCTTACGCAGCGGTATCTGGACGAGCATGGAGTGAGCGCGCACGTAGAGTTCTCGTGGGGCGCGTGTGAAGTCAAAACACCGACGCTGGTGGACGCCATCGTAGTGAACACCGAAACCGGGAGCAGCCTTCGTGCGCACAACTTGAAGATCGTGGATACGCTGCTCATCTCAACCACGAGACTGGTTGCCAACCGCAATGCGTGGGACGAGCCGTGGAAGCGTACCAAGCTGGAGAATATGGCGATGCTGCTGCGCGGCGCGCTGAACGCGGACGAACTGGTCGGATTGAAGATGAATGTGGTCAAGACCAACCTGGCGGCGGTCACGCAGCTTTTACCGGCCCTTAAGAAGCCGACCATCGCGCACCTCTCAGATGACGAATGGCTTGCGCTTGAGATCATCGTGGCTCAGAGTACCGTGAGGGAGCTGCTGCCGCAGCTGAAGCGCGCCGGAGCCGAAGGCATCGTGGAGTACCCGCTTAACAAGGTGGTCTACTGA
- a CDS encoding phytanoyl-CoA dioxygenase family protein, producing the protein MIDVPKPLSASEVCAFVEQGFVTVPNLVTAEEVDEMRADTIRLARGEYPCKEIPPAPPGSTDADVLSTVLCIHQPHFVSPVMEKYVRHPAVCGVLSQVTAAHLPWWDGSVKCMQSMLFVKPPQFQGQAWHQDEIYIPTRDRSLIGAWIALDDATVENGCLWVIPGSNKTGYLYPQHNHGQPDEFDTGQQSYGFDTSNETPVEVKAGTVVFFNGYLLHRSARNRSSIYRRVLVNHYCNAWSLLPWSIAEGESVASADRRCVVPVAGSDPYAWKGYVPAPDSVWLRTCKTRDELVAGSGS; encoded by the coding sequence ATGATCGACGTTCCGAAGCCGCTGAGCGCCAGCGAGGTATGCGCCTTTGTGGAGCAAGGCTTCGTCACGGTGCCGAACCTGGTCACGGCGGAAGAAGTCGACGAGATGCGCGCCGACACAATCCGCCTGGCGCGCGGCGAATATCCGTGCAAGGAGATCCCTCCAGCGCCGCCGGGCAGCACCGACGCCGATGTACTCTCGACCGTCCTCTGCATCCATCAGCCGCACTTCGTAAGCCCGGTTATGGAGAAGTATGTGCGGCACCCGGCTGTGTGCGGCGTACTTTCTCAGGTTACGGCGGCGCACCTGCCCTGGTGGGACGGCAGCGTAAAGTGCATGCAGTCGATGCTGTTCGTCAAGCCGCCTCAATTCCAGGGCCAGGCGTGGCACCAGGACGAAATCTACATTCCCACGCGAGACAGATCCCTGATCGGTGCGTGGATTGCGCTGGACGATGCCACTGTGGAAAACGGCTGCCTCTGGGTGATACCCGGCTCGAACAAGACCGGATATCTCTACCCGCAGCACAACCACGGCCAACCGGACGAGTTCGATACGGGCCAACAGAGTTACGGATTCGATACCAGCAACGAGACACCGGTTGAGGTAAAGGCCGGAACCGTGGTCTTTTTTAACGGCTACCTGTTACACCGATCGGCGCGCAACCGAAGCTCCATCTACCGGCGCGTGCTGGTCAACCACTACTGCAACGCCTGGTCACTGCTGCCGTGGAGCATTGCCGAGGGCGAAAGCGTTGCATCCGCAGACCGGCGGTGCGTGGTGCCTGTGGCCGGCTCGGATCCCTATGCCTGGAAGGGGTACGTTCCTGCCCCCGATTCGGTGTGGCTTCGCACGTGCAAAACCCGCGATGAGCTGGTAGCGGGCTCGGGCAGCTGA